In Glycine max cultivar Williams 82 chromosome 7, Glycine_max_v4.0, whole genome shotgun sequence, a single window of DNA contains:
- the LOC102665404 gene encoding uncharacterized mitochondrial protein AtMg00810-like, with translation MSLYVDDLIYTGNDESMCNDFRSSMMLEFHMMDLGRMRYFLGIEILKNNHGIFMCQRKYAHDVLTQFGMQDCNAIKNPIVPGTKLSRNDAGTKVDATQFIQVVGSLMYLTATRPNLMYGVSLISRFMANPTKTHWFAAKRILRYLKGTTELGIYYKKEESTNVVAYTDNDFAGDIDDRKSTSGFVFFLGNEAVP, from the coding sequence ATGAGTCtatatgttgatgatctaaTATACACTGGAAATGATGAAAGCATGTGCAATGATTTTAGATCATCTATGATGCTGGAATTTCATATGATGGATCTAGGGCGGATGAGATATTTTCTTGGTATAGAAATCTTGAAGAATAATCATGGAATCTTTATGTGTCAAAGAAAGTATGCCCATGATGTTCTGACTCAGTTTGGTATGCAAGATTGCAATGCAATAAAAAATCCAATTGTGCCAGGAACAAAGCTATCAAGAAATGATGCAGGAACTAAGGTGGATGCCACACAATTCATACAAGTAGTTGGAAGCTTAATGTATTTGACTGCAACTAGGCCGAATTTAATGTATGGAGTCAGCCTGATTAGCAGATTTATGGCCAATCCTACAAAGACACATTGGTTTGCAGCCAAACGGATACTAAGATACTTGAAAGGAACAACAGAGCTTGGTATATACTACAAGAAAGAGGAGAGCACTAATGTAGTAGCATATACAGACAATGACTTTGCTGGAGACATTGATGATAGGAAGAGTACCTCAGGTTTTGTGTTTTTCTTAGGGAATGAAGCAGTACCATAG